A single genomic interval of Candidatus Eisenbacteria bacterium harbors:
- a CDS encoding DsrE family protein, which yields MPSRAIDPTLLIQITSEGMGRGDPELQAKLIRTYLSLLDANEMLPGAISFFTDGVKLAAEGSPVLDVLRSLESKGVHLILCKTCLDHYGLAEKVRVGTIGGMTDILAAQWKAGKVVNI from the coding sequence CGCGCGATCGATCCCACCCTTCTCATCCAGATCACAAGCGAAGGGATGGGAAGGGGGGATCCCGAGCTTCAGGCGAAGCTCATCCGAACGTATCTCTCTCTCCTCGACGCGAACGAGATGCTCCCCGGCGCGATCTCGTTCTTCACCGACGGCGTCAAGCTTGCGGCGGAGGGCTCTCCGGTCCTCGACGTTCTCCGTTCCCTGGAATCAAAGGGGGTCCATCTCATCCTCTGCAAGACATGCCTCGATCATTACGGTCTCGCGGAAAAGGTTCGTGTTGGAACAATCGGGGGGATGACGGACATTCTCGCGGCGCAGTG